The DNA segment attctaattttacatttactaccagttcacaggtcaagggcgtagagcgggcaagaagaactggcaagaaacatTTCGCCACTCTTTTGAATCAAATTgagagcaaatcaatcccatgGATTAAGATCATTTACATGTTCGTCAAacttataaaaagctttatttacgtttaacgagagcttttaatttatttagtgataattctctaatttcgcttataataacgaatacaattttcatatatttcatggtttatcttctggaccCGCAGCAGCACCCCACAGTAGAATACCGTATGATATAACGCAGTGAAAGTAGCTATGATACACAAGTTTAGCCGTGTACTTATCAGTAACCTGTCGGATTTTCTTTAGTGCATATGCTGCAGAGCTCAGCGTATTCGAAAGAGTCTCTATGTGTGGGCCCCACTGGAGTTTACTATCTATTGTTAAGCTTAGAAATACAGTTTTGTTAACAAAGATTAGTTCACTGTCCTTAACTTTAAGGTTACCAATATCTCGCTTTACACTAGtagttgtaaatttaattgtgttttattctCATTAAGCAGTAAGTTAAACCTGTTAACTATACTAGTTAACCATACGAGAGATAGAATTTACATCGTCCAATTTTCCTATTCACTTTAACTAGAAGTGAAGTGTCACCAGCAAACAATACCATCTCATGAACTCCGTTGACAAAGAATGGGACGTCGTTTATGTAAATCAGAAATAAGAAAGGCTCAAGAATCGGGCATTGGGGGACGCTGAATGACACCTGCAAACCCGGAGAGGTTTCTCCATTTACATGAACTCTTTGGATCCTTCCCTTTAAATGTGAATTAATCAAGCTGGAATCATTTAATTACCGTTCAACTAAAAACAGTTGAATAAAAGTCCACTAGGTTGTGCGTctgttatcattattttaaataatgtttatatatttttgaagttatacttcttttcgCGCGTtggggaaaaatgatgagagtaaatttttacgaggCGCGCGCTGTCACTAAAaaccgacatatatataatgtcaatttctatacgtttttttacgccaaagaagtataacttctaacgcgtgtatataaataagtacatacatatttttattgtttacctAGTGTAACGATATACGATTtacacaacaaaaatattggtAACGAAttcatgattttatttttatcgataAAATACGATACTAGCCCGAaagaaaaattacaaacatGCCAACCTACGTAAATTAAAAcgcaataatattgttttatctcAATTTTACGCATTAGAATGGCGTAAGAAAATAAAGgaccaatatatattttcattggttatattcttatataaatcaagttataaaatataataaactcgAACTTCATGAAAATCATATTTTCGTCTTACGCAACTCAGGAACAATctggatttaaaaaataaaatcagtactaagatacagttatttattaaaaatagaaaatattattatacaataagaactataaaaatagttatataacTAATTGAAGAGATTCCTTACGTTTATTTTAATGGAACATGTTACAACTTcgaaattttttgtttagtgGTGAtctaaaatgaataaacattgGCAGTGAGTAAAATGGTTGATGAAGGGGTTTTAAATACCAGGCGaagaaattttttattacttttgaaaCTCTACAGACTGTTTCAATTTGAtgattatgtttaaataaataagtttgcTAGTCTGTTGCATATTGCAGTTTCTAAACTGACAACAACCAATAAAAGCGTCCTTAGAATTCTCGCTTGcaagttattaatatacaagttaaatattttttataacatctcTTATAGTgatgtaaatataacataaccccttatcagaaaaaaataatatagtcgAAATTACATGCTTTTAACGAAAATTATCGCCTAGTAAAATTGCGTTTACGGGGTGATAAATCATctggttttaattaaatcattgtaATTAGACAAAGTTGCTTAACAATAAGGTGCGACCtctattaacaaaataactctaataacaataataagtGCTAATAAAAAATGGTCAACATGAATTACATAGAATTTTTAACTAATAGTCTTCATATCCAGGCAGTGGGAAGGTTCGGCTGTATTGCTCAATGCTCTCCTTTAAATTTTGCACCTTTGCTTTAATATCAGCGTTTTCTTCAATCACCTTGTTGAAATCAACAAGTTTCGGTCCAGATATCTTTGTGATTTCGGCAGCCAGTTTTAGCGCCTTGTCTACATAGTCAACAACTCGATCGATGTCTGTCTCCTTGAGGCCACGTGTAGTTAGAGCTGGTGTGCCTgatatgaaaatgaaaaattgaCTAGATAGAAGTAAATcgttatgtataaaaattgacaaatgacaatTTGCTTTCGCATGggtatattttacttttttttatattacttggTAGCTATATCACGTTTAAAGATACATAAGAACTGCGTCTTACTAGTCAATAGTATTAATACGgcattagatttattatttgccGGTGAAATATACGTATGTTTGTTCAGATAAGTCCTCTAAGCAACATCTTATTCcttatcaatatattattcataaatatgaaaataatattgtttattgagTAAGGTTGATTAAATGCCCTATTTATGTTACAGTTGATTAGTTTTTGCGATAACACAATCACGCAACGCTTTGACGCATTAAAAATCggtgaaaatattattgaagctCAAAAGTCAATAGtaggttatatttaaattaatatcggAATTATTTATGCCGTTATTATTACGTATCCAAAAGACAGCAAAATTCAACGAACTTTAAatcagttttttaatttaaacaacagTATTTTAAGATACTCCTATTATAGAATACATCATCTCCACATTTAAATAGActaatagtaatttaataattggaaCACAAATTATTACTAGCAACGAATATCTTAGGAAATTTCTGGCATTGTGTCAGATTCGGCACATTGTTTGGTCATTGTCATAACCTAAGAAGGTcttaaatattgcaaaatcgaATACAACTATAGCAACCTCATAGGcctattaataaacttttatttacaaaacgcaGACCTTTCAAAGCCGAACTACAGGACTTTTAATAGAAGGTAATAGTTACCAAGTCGAATTCCGCTAGGATTCAAAGCACTTTTGTCCCCCGGAACGGTATTCTTGTTGCAGGCGACACTGCATAATTCCAATATACGTTCTGCGCGTGCGCCGCTTAAGCCGATGTTACGAACATCGACTAACACAATATGGACATCGGTCCCACCTGTTGCTATTTTGTATCCACGAGATATTAGACCTTCACAGAGACGTTGGGCATTCTTAATTACCTGAAAtcagacaattaaaaaataatttaaatgttaatttacatccagttctcaaatcaaggacaTAGAATAGACGAGaatatatgaaatgaaatatattaataaaattaattataaattatcaaaacaataattgttttgggTTGAAGGCCCAGGTTGATTTGACTCTCTTTAATTTGATATCTCTTTCGGTgcaaacaatatatacaaataaatacaaatcatGTGTGTGTATGTAAATTGTGTAATTAATCTCGGGTTTATATAccaataagtattttttatttaactgtccacattcattattaaaaacagcGAAATCATCCGAAACTCACCTGTCGTTGGTAATCAGCGAACTCTGGTAAGGTGGCTTGTTTCATTGCTGTCGCGATGGCTGCAATCGCGTTGTTATGCGGTCCACCTTGAAGACCAGGGAACACCGccatattgattttattctcGAGATCGTACATAATCTTTTCTCCTTTCGCGTTCACCGACCGAACCCCTTTGCGGTAGAAGATGACGCCCGCTCTTGGCCCACGAAGGGTTTTATGGGTGGTTGTGGTTACTATGTCACAGTACTCGAAAGGACTCGGTATGACACCTGTaaacgtaattaataataatatatatcccAGCTTAAAACCtgtgttttttaatgtttaatcgGTTTACCGGTTCAGTTTGGTGTATATTTATTCGgtgtagtttaataatttgaaacgCGGCTtcaaaagaaacaaaatatgtaaatgacGACTTTGATAagatataaaagtaaatttcagaattattttgtattcatatgGACTATCCGGCATGGCTGGACGTTGTTATGGACAACAAACTCTAAATTTTCAAGAAAATTAACGAAATTTTGCCCGTATCCCCTTGACAtccagaatatgcgaactggCTAAACATTTTCGGACGTTTTGTCCTTCAAAAAACGTATAtatcaattcttaataggccggcataGACCCGCGATTGTCCTGGTAGAGTGAGTATAAACAATCTAAATAATACCGCCGCCCCCATGTGCGGATCAAAAACTATCATATcaccattattattatatacattgcataagttaaataaaaatatttataaaacataatttacctGCTGCAACAAGCCC comes from the Pieris brassicae chromosome 4, ilPieBrab1.1, whole genome shotgun sequence genome and includes:
- the LOC123708274 gene encoding serine hydroxymethyltransferase isoform X2 — translated: MNNKLMNGNLRDTDPELYKIIKNEKHRQQSGLEMIASENFTSIPVLQCLSSCLHNKYSEGMPNQRYYGGNEFIDEIEILAQNRALEAYRLNPEEWGVNVQPYSGSPANFAVYTGVVEPHGRIMGLDLPDGGHLTHGFFTPTKKISATSMFFESMPYKVDPSTGLIDYDKLAETAKLFKPRLIIAGISCYSRCLDYKRFKEIANENGALLMGDMAHISGLVAAGVIPSPFEYCDIVTTTTHKTLRGPRAGVIFYRKGVRSVNAKGEKIMYDLENKINMAVFPGLQGGPHNNAIAAIATAMKQATLPEFADYQRQVIKNAQRLCEGLISRGYKIATGGTDVHIVLVDVRNIGLSGARAERILELCSVACNKNTVPGDKSALNPSGIRLGTPALTTRGLKETDIDRVVDYVDKALKLAAEITKISGPKLVDFNKVIEENADIKAKVQNLKESIEQYSRTFPLPGYEDY